From Calothrix sp. PCC 6303, a single genomic window includes:
- a CDS encoding endonuclease MutS2, translating to MIQSETLELLEWSRLCQHLANFAATKLGAIASRNLQIPTSQAQSENLLAQTQEIYKLESRISPGLSFEGIQDIGDAIERAALQGILAGEELLAIATTLAGTRNLRRIIDNQEDLPILLDLVADLRTYPEIEQEIHRCVDERGQIADRASQKLGDIRAELRKSRSQIIQKLQNILQVKSNAVQENVITQRGDRYVIPVKASHKDVIHGIVHDTSTSGVTLYIEPNSVVPMGNQLRQLIRKEEIEEEVIRRQLTAQVADIKDDLERLLAIVTTLDLATAKSRYSFWLKANPPRFVDREANETITLRKLRHPLLEWQHQHEQGHEVIPVDLVIQPETRVVTITGPNTGGKTVTLKTLALAALMAKVGLFVPAREPVELPWFEQVLADIGDEQSLQQSLSTFSGHIRRISRILNAITGDTVTPSLVLLDEVGAGTDPVEGSALAIALLHHLANHVLLTMASTHFGELKALKYQDERFENASVEFDDATLSPTYKLLWGIPGRSNALAIAQRLGLSVDVIEAAKQQMGGANDEVNEVIAGLEAQRRRQETKASEAQNLLHQAEKLYKEVSAKATNLEEREQALKASQEVAVQNAIAQAKGEIAKVIKGLQKGKPTAQEAQQATNTLNQISTQFIPKAAPKAPIGFIPKTGDRIRITKIGQTAEVITPPNSDGELNVRFGIMKMTVKLEDIESLDGKKPEPIAKPQNRTPPPPVTPPPPAIRTSQNTIDLRGKRVADSEIILDQAISTAAGQIWIIHGHGTGKLREGVHAYLKQHPRISHTEPAAQADGGTGVTIAHIK from the coding sequence TTGATTCAATCTGAAACCCTAGAACTACTAGAATGGTCGCGTCTTTGCCAACATTTGGCTAATTTTGCGGCGACAAAGCTAGGTGCGATCGCATCACGCAATTTACAGATTCCCACCTCCCAAGCCCAAAGTGAGAATTTGTTAGCGCAAACTCAAGAAATATATAAATTGGAAAGCCGTATTTCCCCTGGATTATCTTTTGAAGGAATTCAGGATATTGGGGATGCCATAGAAAGGGCGGCTTTACAAGGTATTTTGGCAGGTGAGGAACTCTTAGCTATTGCCACAACTTTGGCAGGTACACGGAACCTCAGACGTATTATCGACAACCAGGAAGATTTACCAATTTTATTGGACTTAGTTGCCGATTTACGGACGTACCCAGAAATCGAACAGGAAATCCACCGCTGTGTAGATGAGCGGGGACAAATCGCTGACAGAGCTAGCCAAAAACTGGGTGATATTCGGGCAGAACTACGTAAAAGCCGCAGCCAAATCATCCAAAAATTACAAAATATTCTCCAAGTTAAATCCAACGCTGTCCAAGAAAACGTCATTACTCAACGGGGAGATAGATACGTCATACCTGTCAAAGCATCTCACAAAGATGTCATTCACGGGATTGTCCATGACACCTCGACCAGTGGAGTCACCCTGTATATTGAGCCGAATTCAGTAGTACCCATGGGAAACCAACTCCGGCAACTGATTCGCAAAGAAGAAATCGAAGAAGAAGTAATTCGTCGTCAACTTACAGCACAAGTCGCCGACATCAAAGATGACTTAGAAAGACTACTAGCAATTGTCACCACGTTAGATTTAGCCACAGCCAAATCGAGGTATAGTTTTTGGCTCAAAGCAAATCCCCCCAGATTCGTTGACAGGGAAGCCAATGAAACTATTACCCTGAGAAAACTAAGGCATCCACTCCTCGAATGGCAACACCAACACGAACAGGGGCACGAAGTCATCCCCGTAGATTTGGTGATTCAGCCAGAAACTCGTGTAGTTACCATTACAGGACCAAACACTGGGGGCAAAACAGTAACATTAAAAACCCTAGCCCTAGCAGCCTTAATGGCAAAAGTGGGTTTATTTGTCCCAGCTAGGGAACCTGTAGAATTACCTTGGTTTGAACAAGTTTTAGCAGATATTGGTGACGAACAATCGTTACAGCAGAGTTTATCCACCTTTTCTGGACATATTCGCCGAATTAGTCGAATCTTGAACGCCATTACTGGTGATACTGTTACTCCATCCCTAGTTCTGCTCGATGAAGTCGGAGCCGGAACAGATCCAGTAGAAGGAAGCGCCTTAGCGATCGCATTATTGCACCACCTGGCTAACCACGTCCTTTTAACCATGGCAAGTACCCACTTCGGTGAACTCAAAGCCCTCAAATACCAAGATGAACGGTTTGAAAACGCCTCAGTAGAATTTGACGATGCCACCCTATCCCCCACCTACAAACTACTATGGGGAATTCCTGGGCGTTCCAACGCACTAGCGATCGCGCAACGGCTGGGATTGAGCGTGGATGTCATTGAAGCCGCCAAACAGCAAATGGGAGGCGCTAACGACGAAGTAAACGAAGTCATCGCCGGCTTAGAAGCCCAACGTCGTCGCCAAGAAACCAAAGCCAGCGAAGCCCAAAACCTCCTCCACCAAGCCGAAAAACTCTACAAAGAAGTCTCCGCCAAAGCCACAAACTTAGAAGAGCGAGAACAAGCCTTAAAAGCCTCCCAAGAAGTAGCAGTCCAAAACGCCATCGCCCAAGCAAAAGGGGAAATCGCCAAAGTTATCAAAGGCTTACAGAAAGGAAAACCCACCGCCCAGGAGGCACAACAAGCCACCAACACCCTCAACCAAATCTCCACCCAATTTATCCCCAAAGCCGCCCCCAAAGCCCCGATAGGGTTCATTCCCAAAACAGGCGATCGCATTCGCATCACCAAAATTGGTCAAACCGCCGAAGTTATTACCCCACCCAACAGTGACGGGGAACTCAACGTTCGTTTCGGCATCATGAAAATGACCGTTAAACTAGAAGACATCGAATCCTTAGACGGCAAAAAACCCGAACCCATCGCCAAACCCCAGAACCGCACCCCACCCCCACCAGTTACCCCACCACCCCCCGCCATTCGCACATCTCAAAACACCATAGATTTACGAGGCAAGAGAGTAGCCGACTCCGAAATCATCCTCGATCAAGCAATCTCCACCGCCGCAGGACAAATCTGGATCATCCACGGACATGGAACCGGGAAACTCCGCGAAGGCGTTCATGCCTACCTCAAACAACATCCCAGAATCAGCCACACCGAACCCGCAGCCCAGGCAGACGGAGGAACAGGAGTCACTATTGCCCATATTAAATAA
- a CDS encoding rubrerythrin family protein, whose product MNLENSNTAKNLEDAFGGESMANRKYLFFSEVVKQLGMADLAKLFRETANQETEHAFAHFRLMHPELVVGDATKLTDSEKKAIASRCLELAIEGETYEYQVMYPGFAEQARGDRDDGAVAEFEVQEKESREHAQIFRKAAHNFGLLTHIENHHAQQYGEALKALDGTAPVVKMQTGNPATQKWICRQCSMIYDPVVGDVDSGIAAGTAFADIPEDWRCPICGATKKTFVVYEEAAAA is encoded by the coding sequence ATGAACTTGGAAAACTCAAATACTGCAAAGAATCTGGAAGATGCTTTCGGTGGTGAATCGATGGCGAATCGGAAGTATTTATTTTTCTCGGAAGTTGTGAAACAGTTGGGAATGGCGGATTTGGCAAAGTTATTCCGGGAAACAGCAAATCAGGAAACAGAACATGCATTTGCTCACTTTCGGTTGATGCATCCGGAGTTGGTGGTGGGAGATGCTACGAAATTAACAGATTCTGAGAAGAAAGCGATCGCGTCTCGCTGTTTAGAGTTGGCAATTGAGGGGGAAACCTACGAATACCAAGTAATGTACCCCGGTTTTGCGGAACAAGCTAGAGGGGATAGGGATGATGGTGCGGTGGCGGAATTTGAGGTGCAGGAGAAGGAATCACGGGAACATGCCCAAATTTTCCGCAAGGCTGCTCACAATTTTGGTTTGCTGACACATATTGAGAATCATCACGCACAGCAGTATGGTGAGGCTTTGAAGGCTTTGGATGGAACTGCTCCTGTTGTGAAGATGCAAACGGGAAATCCGGCGACTCAGAAGTGGATTTGTCGGCAATGTTCGATGATTTATGATCCGGTGGTGGGTGATGTTGATTCGGGTATTGCTGCTGGAACTGCGTTTGCGGATATTCCGGAGGATTGGCGTTGTCCGATTTGTGGGGCGACGAAGAAGACTTTTGTTGTTTATGAGGAAGCTGCGGCGGCTTAG
- a CDS encoding TonB family protein has translation MSFSSIAIGQREKEVKALKTFLVGSTVSSLVLHIVVLAVGVGSFWVRNPQIEDEKPVELTFVEPEIKETSIPEDNKLGASKVLTSGGGGNEGGSSGGSEGGSSTQISSQVQSQQKIAVQTPPKLSAPIPQNIEKPVTPEKFTPAQKPAENPQRQSSRSIQPQKDDPVTSKEPKQVVNNTPVNPATDNQESSNNLRGLLSQFRDSRVIQATSGNSSTVTESGGTGNSSTGSGIGNGNGTGTGNGNGTGFGSGNGTGTGNGNGVGFGSGNGTGTGNGNGVGFGSGNGTGTGKTERRKREIAVAPTEPKIPTQKPENNGGSGGSADGRAACSDCKVKYSEGARRRKAEGRIQVAVDTDKDGNITNIRLASSSGDRELDEEHLRQAQNWKLKPSQAGRQGVNIATEYSIQGSRRNRQVRERQQQREERERQRQVAAASSNSQETPRRRRRNTESSSQTASGNEESRSTRLNQRLRRRTETSVSRNDNETQQSTRRERSSEDSSVGSRLRRRSSENNASEVTPRRRVQVTSENYQRTQQAPTRRKKREFNRSNQSSDSGSRLRSVLRRSRESAPAPSTGKEAE, from the coding sequence ATGAGTTTCTCCAGTATTGCGATAGGGCAGCGAGAGAAAGAAGTTAAAGCGCTGAAAACTTTTTTGGTTGGTAGCACAGTCAGTTCACTGGTGCTGCATATCGTCGTACTGGCAGTTGGTGTTGGTAGTTTTTGGGTAAGAAACCCTCAAATAGAAGATGAAAAACCCGTTGAATTAACGTTTGTCGAACCAGAAATCAAGGAAACATCAATCCCAGAAGATAATAAGCTGGGCGCTAGCAAAGTCTTAACATCAGGTGGAGGTGGAAATGAAGGTGGTTCATCTGGAGGAAGTGAAGGTGGTTCATCAACACAAATATCTTCCCAAGTTCAATCACAGCAGAAAATTGCTGTTCAGACTCCACCCAAATTATCTGCACCAATTCCCCAGAATATTGAAAAGCCTGTTACACCCGAAAAATTTACTCCAGCCCAAAAGCCAGCAGAAAATCCTCAACGTCAGTCTAGTAGATCAATTCAGCCTCAAAAAGACGATCCTGTAACTTCTAAAGAACCCAAACAGGTAGTAAATAATACCCCCGTAAATCCTGCCACTGATAACCAAGAAAGTAGCAACAATTTGAGAGGTCTACTTTCACAATTTCGTGATTCTAGAGTGATTCAAGCAACTTCTGGGAATAGTTCTACTGTTACTGAATCTGGAGGTACCGGGAATTCCTCTACTGGTTCGGGGATTGGTAACGGAAATGGAACTGGTACAGGTAATGGAAACGGAACTGGTTTTGGTTCAGGGAATGGAACTGGTACAGGCAACGGAAACGGAGTTGGTTTTGGTTCAGGGAATGGAACTGGTACAGGCAACGGAAACGGAGTTGGCTTTGGTTCAGGGAATGGAACTGGTACAGGAAAAACTGAACGTCGTAAACGGGAAATAGCCGTTGCACCAACAGAACCAAAGATACCAACACAAAAGCCTGAAAATAATGGCGGTTCAGGTGGCTCTGCGGATGGTAGAGCTGCATGTAGTGACTGTAAAGTTAAATACTCAGAAGGTGCGAGAAGACGCAAAGCTGAAGGTAGGATACAAGTAGCTGTTGATACAGATAAAGACGGTAATATCACTAATATTCGTCTCGCTAGCTCCAGCGGAGATCGAGAGTTGGATGAAGAACATCTACGACAAGCACAGAATTGGAAATTGAAGCCTTCTCAGGCTGGAAGACAAGGGGTTAATATTGCCACCGAATACTCAATTCAAGGTTCTCGTCGGAACCGTCAAGTGCGGGAAAGGCAACAGCAGCGAGAAGAACGAGAAAGACAAAGGCAAGTAGCAGCTGCTTCTAGTAATTCTCAAGAGACACCAAGACGCAGACGCAGAAATACCGAATCATCTAGTCAAACTGCATCTGGTAACGAAGAATCAAGAAGCACTAGATTAAATCAGCGTTTACGAAGACGTACAGAAACCAGTGTATCTAGGAATGATAACGAAACACAACAGTCAACACGCAGGGAAAGAAGTTCTGAAGACAGTTCTGTTGGTAGCCGTTTGCGTCGCAGAAGTTCGGAAAATAATGCTTCTGAAGTTACACCTCGTAGAAGGGTACAGGTGACATCTGAAAACTACCAACGAACTCAACAAGCACCCACTAGAAGAAAGAAACGGGAGTTTAACAGATCAAATCAATCTTCAGATAGTGGTAGTCGTTTGCGGAGTGTGTTGCGTCGCAGTCGGGAATCTGCACCTGCACCATCTACTGGTAAAGAAGCGGAGTGA
- a CDS encoding MotA/TolQ/ExbB proton channel family protein, whose amino-acid sequence MAISKLFADGGVVMYPLLAFSVVAIALIIERVSFWYRINTRQSKVAREVLNLYRLENVVGALDKLQKNVDLPIARVFLSALELEEATPEEFRLALESEAQAEIPILKRFNNIFETIISLAPLLGLLGTVLGLIASFESIDLSNGAGAGAARVTGGISEALVSTASGLVVAIFVLMFANTFRGFYQRQIAFLQEYGGQLELLYRRRYERGGEKSYAATR is encoded by the coding sequence ATGGCTATAAGTAAGCTGTTTGCAGATGGCGGCGTGGTAATGTACCCCTTACTGGCTTTTAGTGTGGTTGCGATCGCATTAATCATTGAGCGGGTTAGTTTCTGGTATCGTATCAATACTCGCCAAAGTAAAGTTGCGCGGGAAGTATTGAATCTCTATCGTCTGGAGAATGTTGTTGGTGCGTTGGATAAACTGCAAAAAAATGTGGATTTGCCAATTGCACGGGTTTTCCTTTCGGCGTTAGAATTGGAAGAAGCGACTCCAGAGGAGTTTCGTCTAGCATTGGAAAGTGAGGCTCAAGCCGAAATTCCCATCCTCAAACGGTTCAATAATATATTTGAGACGATTATTTCTTTGGCACCGTTACTTGGTTTGTTAGGAACTGTCTTGGGTTTAATTGCCTCGTTTGAATCAATTGATTTGAGTAATGGTGCAGGTGCAGGTGCTGCGCGTGTTACTGGTGGTATCAGTGAAGCACTGGTTTCTACCGCATCAGGCTTGGTTGTGGCGATTTTTGTATTGATGTTTGCTAATACTTTTAGAGGATTTTACCAACGTCAGATCGCTTTTCTCCAAGAATATGGTGGACAGCTAGAATTACTATATCGTCGTCGTTACGAGCGTGGAGGAGAAAAATCTTATGCGGCTACCAGATGA
- a CDS encoding ExbD/TolR family protein codes for MRLPDEPDIPAQINIVPMIDVIFAILTFFIMSTLFLTRQEGLPVNLPKASTSQQSQVATKITVTVDAEGQVSLNKNPTTVDVIAEQVRRLMGTNSEAVVIINADEAVGHGKVVAVMDQVRQVEGAKLAIATQK; via the coding sequence ATGCGGCTACCAGATGAACCAGATATTCCAGCGCAAATAAATATCGTACCGATGATTGATGTGATATTTGCGATTTTAACGTTTTTTATCATGTCAACTTTGTTTTTGACTCGGCAAGAGGGTTTACCTGTAAACTTGCCGAAAGCATCAACTTCTCAGCAATCCCAGGTTGCTACAAAAATCACTGTGACAGTAGATGCAGAGGGACAGGTTAGCTTGAATAAAAATCCGACTACGGTAGATGTGATAGCAGAACAGGTGCGGAGACTAATGGGTACGAATTCAGAAGCAGTGGTAATAATTAATGCTGATGAAGCCGTTGGACATGGTAAGGTTGTGGCGGTAATGGATCAAGTACGCCAAGTTGAAGGAGCTAAGTTAGCGATCGCTACTCAGAAATAA
- a CDS encoding S-(hydroxymethyl)glutathione dehydrogenase/class III alcohol dehydrogenase, producing MKVKAAIAYQAGKPLTIETVDLAPPRSREVLVEIKASGVCHTDAYTLSGKDPEGLFPAILGHEGAGVVVEVGKDVRSLRVGDRVIPLYTPECRECAYCLSFKTNLCQAIRVTQGRGVMPDGTSRFSLNGEMIHHYMGTSTFANYTILPEIALAKIRDDAPFEKVCYIGCGVTTGIGAVINTAKVEPGANVVVFGLGGIGLNVIQAAKMVGANMIIGVDINPGKKVLAEKFGMTHFVNPQEVEGDLVPYLVDLTKGGADYSFECIGNVKLMRQALECCHKGWGQSIIIGVAAAGEEISTRPFQLVTGRVWKGSAFGGARGRTDVPKIVDWYMEGKINIDDLITHVMPIEKINDAFDLMHRGESIRSVVTF from the coding sequence GTGAAAGTCAAAGCAGCTATCGCCTACCAAGCAGGTAAACCACTAACCATTGAAACTGTTGATTTAGCACCACCAAGAAGTCGGGAAGTGCTGGTAGAAATCAAAGCTAGCGGAGTTTGTCACACCGATGCTTATACCCTTTCTGGCAAAGATCCTGAAGGCTTGTTTCCAGCTATATTAGGACATGAAGGTGCTGGTGTTGTGGTGGAAGTGGGGAAAGATGTACGCTCTTTACGAGTAGGCGATCGCGTAATCCCACTATACACCCCTGAATGTCGTGAATGTGCATATTGCTTAAGCTTCAAAACTAATCTCTGCCAAGCAATTCGCGTTACCCAGGGTAGGGGTGTAATGCCTGATGGTACAAGTCGCTTTTCCCTAAATGGTGAGATGATTCACCACTACATGGGGACTTCAACCTTTGCCAACTACACCATATTACCAGAAATTGCCTTAGCCAAAATCCGTGATGATGCACCCTTTGAAAAGGTTTGTTATATCGGTTGCGGAGTGACAACAGGTATCGGTGCAGTCATTAATACTGCGAAAGTTGAACCCGGTGCTAACGTCGTTGTTTTCGGTTTGGGTGGAATCGGTTTAAATGTCATCCAAGCAGCCAAAATGGTAGGGGCAAATATGATTATTGGAGTGGATATTAACCCTGGGAAAAAAGTCTTGGCAGAAAAATTTGGTATGACACATTTTGTCAATCCCCAAGAAGTAGAAGGTGATTTGGTACCCTATTTAGTTGATTTGACTAAAGGTGGTGCCGATTACTCCTTTGAATGTATTGGGAATGTGAAATTGATGCGTCAAGCATTAGAATGTTGCCACAAAGGTTGGGGTCAAAGTATTATTATTGGGGTTGCAGCGGCAGGCGAAGAAATTAGCACTCGTCCATTTCAATTAGTTACAGGTAGAGTTTGGAAAGGATCTGCATTTGGTGGTGCTAGGGGACGTACTGATGTTCCGAAAATTGTCGATTGGTATATGGAGGGAAAAATCAATATTGATGATTTGATTACCCATGTAATGCCGATTGAAAAAATCAATGATGCTTTTGATTTAATGCATCGAGGTGAATCAATTCGGAGCGTTGTGACATTTTAA
- a CDS encoding efflux RND transporter periplasmic adaptor subunit — translation MAAQMEIHLIGKKIKLPSLWMLGLLAGGLFAAGAIATYSFRDQGMRQEEIEQLTIPVDAKNITLRITASGKVTPIQSVNISPKNSGIVTQLYVEQGDKVQKGQIIARMNSDDIQARIQQAKANVAQSQALLNQARAGNRPQEIAQVRSRLAQTEAQLAAARAGNRPQEIAQAQAQVDAAQARAIYTSEQVKRYRYLVEQGAERKQLLDQALSEDNAAKASLQEAQKRLSLQKSGTRSEEIAQLQAAVAEARASLQLSESGSRPEEIAQRLAALAASQAQLRSELVTLEDSIIRAPFAGIITQKYANIGAFVTPTTSASTSASATSSSLVALVRGLEILASVPEADIGKIKEGQQVEILSDAYPEEVFKGQVRLIAPEAVKEEGVTLFQIRVQITTGEDKLRSGLNVDLTFLGDDVANALLVPTVAIVTEKGNTGVLIPNAQNKPQFRAITIGSQIKDQTQVVGGIQKGDRIFLNPPPEYQMQKEKEKQDQ, via the coding sequence ATGGCTGCACAAATGGAAATTCACCTCATTGGTAAAAAAATAAAGCTTCCCTCCCTTTGGATGTTAGGCTTGTTAGCAGGCGGTTTGTTTGCGGCGGGTGCGATCGCAACTTACAGTTTTAGAGATCAAGGAATGCGTCAGGAAGAAATCGAACAACTGACAATTCCTGTTGATGCTAAAAATATTACTTTACGAATTACCGCTAGCGGCAAAGTTACACCAATTCAAAGTGTAAATATCAGCCCAAAAAACTCTGGTATAGTTACGCAATTATACGTAGAGCAGGGTGATAAGGTACAAAAGGGACAAATTATTGCCAGGATGAATAGTGATGATATTCAAGCCCGGATTCAGCAAGCAAAAGCCAATGTTGCCCAATCGCAAGCATTATTAAATCAAGCCCGTGCGGGAAATCGTCCCCAGGAAATTGCCCAAGTGCGATCGCGTTTAGCCCAAACTGAGGCACAATTGGCAGCAGCGCGTGCGGGAAATCGTCCCCAAGAAATTGCTCAAGCCCAAGCACAGGTTGATGCTGCACAGGCAAGGGCAATTTATACTAGTGAACAGGTAAAACGCTACCGCTACTTAGTTGAGCAAGGTGCGGAAAGGAAACAACTATTAGATCAAGCATTGAGCGAAGATAACGCTGCAAAAGCGAGTTTGCAGGAGGCTCAAAAAAGATTATCGCTACAAAAAAGCGGCACTCGTTCTGAGGAAATTGCTCAACTTCAGGCTGCTGTTGCTGAAGCAAGGGCATCTCTACAGCTATCGGAAAGTGGTTCCCGTCCCGAAGAAATTGCCCAACGTCTGGCTGCTTTGGCTGCTTCCCAAGCTCAACTTAGATCAGAATTAGTGACTTTAGAAGACTCAATTATTCGCGCTCCTTTTGCGGGTATTATTACTCAGAAATATGCAAATATCGGTGCCTTTGTTACGCCGACAACTTCCGCAAGTACTTCTGCCTCCGCAACATCAAGCTCACTTGTGGCATTGGTACGTGGTTTGGAAATATTGGCAAGTGTTCCGGAAGCTGATATCGGCAAAATTAAGGAAGGGCAGCAAGTTGAAATCCTCAGTGATGCTTATCCGGAAGAGGTTTTTAAAGGGCAGGTACGATTAATCGCCCCGGAAGCAGTGAAGGAAGAGGGGGTGACATTATTTCAGATACGTGTACAAATAACTACAGGTGAAGATAAATTGCGTTCAGGTTTGAACGTTGATTTGACATTTTTAGGTGATGATGTGGCAAATGCCTTATTAGTCCCCACAGTAGCAATTGTCACTGAGAAAGGGAATACTGGCGTGTTGATTCCCAATGCCCAGAATAAGCCACAATTTCGAGCTATTACCATTGGTTCGCAAATCAAAGATCAGACGCAGGTTGTAGGGGGAATTCAAAAAGGCGATCGCATTTTCTTGAAT